A region from the Geobacter benzoatilyticus genome encodes:
- the dksA gene encoding RNA polymerase-binding protein DksA, protein MDKEKLEYFRSILNEEIRSLQEEAGKTVSEMTVDSTSFPDPTDRATQESDRSFELRIRDRERKLINKIREAIERIDDGTFGTCEVCGEDISEARLKARPVTTLCIDCKMEQERKEKHP, encoded by the coding sequence ATGGACAAGGAGAAGCTCGAATATTTCAGATCGATCCTCAACGAGGAGATTCGTTCGCTCCAGGAAGAGGCAGGAAAAACAGTCTCGGAAATGACCGTCGACTCCACCAGCTTCCCCGATCCAACCGACAGGGCTACCCAGGAGTCGGACCGAAGCTTCGAGCTCCGCATCCGGGACAGGGAACGCAAGCTTATCAACAAGATCCGTGAGGCCATCGAGCGGATAGACGATGGAACTTTCGGCACTTGCGAAGTATGCGGAGAAGATATCAGCGAGGCGCGCCTCAAGGCCCGTCCGGTGACAACCCTCTGCATCGACTGCAAAATGGAACAGGAACGGAAAGAAAAACACCCGTAA
- a CDS encoding sensor histidine kinase, which translates to MAVQNQYMIVSSAIRIANASEQPHHVRLTAFLNLIAEAFHCVSATIYLAGGGEQRSLRRKISTLLPNGISDCNIPFGKGVAGKCAAKGKLLRRTAASLHPDESYTGSERHVDAYPITDGERFLGVLSLGFRDTPILDIDDSELLQVLITEASGVIRCKLALDDMNKQLEEHAFLYRISNAMLSTIKLNRLVHLILSALTSGTTPLFDRAMLFLANERTQTLQGMTGTARTGATETDAGTPAAPTPDILNIADDDIASLQQTEFCQLVKETRLPLDSSRNHISRAVLDRELVYVDNPKRNHPIDRPFNRRFGSTPFAVAPLIAHEQVIGAIIVDHSVSGRPLTPSELNLLQLFTNQAGMAAENSILYNRLEETNRNLHDIQARLLQGEKLAAIGKMAAGVAHELKNPLVSVGGFAGRLKKKLPAESEEWQYADLITREVHHLETMLTDILYFSKKTTICYAKCSINQIIDDALAVVTIPLEEKSIKVNKLLAARLPSVLGDYQQLRHVFINLFSNANDVMELGGMLEIESGPAKINGSRAVSVRVADTGAGILKEHIHTLFSPFFTTKEKGTGLGLSIAHKIITTHGGKIEVTNRKAGGAEFTVTIPVSP; encoded by the coding sequence ATGGCTGTTCAGAATCAGTACATGATAGTGAGCAGTGCGATTCGGATAGCCAACGCCTCCGAACAGCCACATCATGTACGCCTGACAGCCTTCCTGAACCTCATCGCCGAAGCATTCCACTGCGTATCCGCCACCATATACCTTGCCGGCGGCGGAGAACAGCGCTCACTCCGTCGCAAGATATCGACGCTTCTCCCCAACGGGATCAGCGACTGCAACATCCCTTTCGGAAAAGGGGTCGCGGGAAAATGCGCGGCAAAGGGGAAACTCCTCCGCCGCACGGCCGCATCCCTGCATCCCGACGAGTCGTACACAGGCAGTGAACGCCATGTGGATGCCTACCCCATAACCGACGGGGAACGGTTTCTCGGCGTCCTGTCGCTCGGATTCCGCGACACCCCCATCCTCGACATCGATGACAGCGAACTTCTCCAGGTTCTTATTACCGAGGCCTCCGGCGTCATTCGCTGCAAGCTCGCCCTCGATGACATGAACAAGCAGCTTGAAGAGCATGCGTTCCTCTACCGGATCAGCAACGCAATGCTCTCCACCATCAAGCTGAACCGCCTCGTGCATCTGATTCTTTCAGCCCTCACGTCAGGGACTACCCCCCTATTCGACCGGGCAATGCTTTTTCTTGCCAACGAACGGACGCAAACCCTTCAAGGCATGACCGGAACAGCCAGAACCGGAGCAACTGAAACGGACGCGGGCACACCCGCCGCACCCACGCCGGACATCTTGAACATTGCAGACGACGACATCGCTTCTCTACAGCAAACCGAATTTTGCCAACTTGTCAAGGAGACGAGACTCCCCCTTGACAGCTCCCGCAACCATATCTCCAGGGCGGTACTTGACAGGGAACTTGTCTACGTGGACAACCCCAAGCGGAATCACCCCATTGACCGCCCCTTCAACCGGCGCTTTGGCAGCACACCCTTCGCCGTCGCCCCCCTCATAGCCCATGAACAGGTTATCGGCGCCATAATAGTAGACCACAGCGTAAGCGGGCGGCCCCTCACCCCAAGCGAATTGAACCTGCTCCAGCTATTCACCAATCAAGCGGGAATGGCCGCTGAAAACTCCATCCTCTACAACCGGCTCGAAGAAACCAACCGCAACCTCCATGACATACAAGCCCGTCTTCTGCAGGGGGAAAAACTCGCCGCCATCGGCAAAATGGCGGCTGGGGTGGCCCATGAGCTCAAAAATCCTCTTGTCTCGGTGGGAGGCTTTGCGGGACGGCTGAAGAAAAAACTGCCGGCCGAGTCGGAGGAATGGCAGTACGCCGATCTCATCACCCGCGAAGTCCATCACCTGGAAACGATGCTGACCGACATCCTCTACTTCTCGAAAAAGACCACCATATGCTACGCCAAGTGCAGCATTAACCAGATCATCGACGACGCACTGGCCGTTGTGACGATTCCACTCGAAGAGAAGAGCATTAAAGTAAACAAGCTCCTGGCAGCACGCCTGCCATCGGTGCTGGGTGACTACCAGCAACTCCGCCACGTATTCATCAACCTGTTCAGCAACGCCAATGACGTCATGGAACTGGGGGGGATGCTTGAAATCGAATCCGGCCCAGCCAAAATCAACGGCAGCCGGGCCGTATCGGTCCGGGTCGCCGACACGGGAGCGGGCATCCTGAAGGAACACATTCACACCCTCTTCAGCCCGTTCTTCACCACAAAAGAGAAAGGGACCGGCCTCGGCCTTTCCATAGCCCATAAAATCATAACCACGCACGGCGGCAAAATTGAAGTCACGAACCGTAAAGCCGGAGGTGCCGAATTCACCGTCACCATACCGGTATCCCCCTAA
- a CDS encoding HEAT repeat domain-containing protein, with product MVKGDEQRRRSDDGGSRRRNSALAELHRALKVMGFYPAGHPLRAESLRLAFGALRDAVGSDPLMLSIGKGGFASSDGAAFSEQTPMMLSLARELFIRRVRRLAFLPGISPSDMEAFLALLSLDHRSIPSAGGMETLMAKRGITTIWVNEIDLTAIDRKRQEIEASLAAATAMPVAGDQPEDQSPPSFAAGMDTDSELTPPPPGENGAEQVVASLEELVALMAREPDDERYRELARDFVKESGRLQAVGEFERLIPPLELLLQQAKDERVGLARCGSALLALDQAVGEGMVDFLVRRVEAQGAMEGVRLLPLFAELGFRTAAPLVKRLCCAEAGRPLKNLAAALVAVGEEVGPLVAPLLDDERGHVVQAAAEILGEVGYGGCVAQLRRCLGHPEEGVRREALRSLVRISGPESEEAVIDCLASSRDQILRRLAAVSLGTIKGERAVEALLAVAAKRDSFLRTLPLKRDALAALGRIGDRRAVPVIAGLLGSRHWLSPRRGEELRCLAAAALGQIGDPSVMPLLSELAAKGGRVGLACVAAAGAIEQRQKGVSHG from the coding sequence ATGGTCAAGGGCGACGAACAGCGACGCAGGAGTGATGACGGGGGTTCCCGGCGGCGCAATTCTGCCTTGGCCGAGCTCCACAGAGCGCTCAAGGTCATGGGATTTTATCCGGCGGGACATCCGCTACGGGCGGAAAGTCTCCGTTTGGCTTTCGGCGCTCTTCGCGACGCCGTGGGAAGTGATCCTCTTATGCTGTCCATAGGCAAGGGGGGCTTTGCCTCCTCCGATGGCGCCGCGTTTTCGGAGCAGACTCCCATGATGCTGTCCCTTGCCCGGGAGCTTTTCATCCGGCGTGTGCGTCGCCTTGCATTCCTGCCGGGGATTTCCCCGTCGGATATGGAGGCTTTCCTCGCGCTTCTTTCCCTTGACCATCGAAGTATCCCCTCGGCCGGCGGGATGGAGACGCTCATGGCTAAGCGGGGGATTACGACCATCTGGGTTAACGAAATAGATTTGACGGCCATCGACCGCAAGCGGCAGGAGATCGAAGCGTCACTTGCCGCGGCGACGGCGATGCCTGTTGCCGGGGATCAGCCTGAAGACCAATCGCCTCCCTCCTTCGCGGCGGGTATGGACACAGACTCGGAGCTTACTCCGCCACCTCCTGGAGAGAACGGCGCGGAGCAGGTGGTGGCGTCTCTCGAGGAGCTTGTTGCGCTCATGGCGCGGGAACCCGATGATGAACGCTACCGTGAGCTTGCCCGGGACTTCGTGAAGGAGAGTGGCCGTTTGCAGGCTGTTGGCGAATTCGAGCGGTTAATTCCGCCCCTTGAACTTCTTCTGCAGCAAGCCAAGGATGAACGGGTGGGGCTTGCCCGGTGCGGCAGTGCGCTCCTTGCCCTCGATCAGGCCGTGGGTGAGGGGATGGTCGATTTTCTCGTCCGCCGCGTTGAGGCGCAGGGAGCCATGGAGGGGGTTCGACTCCTGCCCCTCTTTGCCGAGTTGGGGTTCCGGACAGCGGCACCCCTCGTAAAGCGCCTCTGTTGCGCCGAAGCGGGCCGTCCCCTTAAAAACCTTGCGGCAGCTCTTGTGGCGGTGGGGGAAGAGGTTGGGCCGCTTGTGGCGCCGCTCCTTGACGATGAACGCGGCCACGTGGTCCAGGCCGCGGCGGAGATCCTTGGCGAGGTCGGTTATGGCGGTTGCGTGGCGCAACTGAGGCGGTGCCTCGGCCATCCCGAGGAGGGGGTGCGCCGGGAGGCCCTCCGGAGCCTCGTCCGGATCAGCGGCCCCGAGTCGGAGGAGGCCGTCATCGACTGTCTTGCCTCTTCCCGCGATCAGATCCTCCGGCGTCTGGCGGCGGTTTCTCTCGGCACGATCAAGGGCGAGCGGGCGGTGGAGGCACTGCTTGCCGTTGCGGCAAAACGGGACAGCTTTCTTCGCACCCTGCCGCTAAAAAGGGATGCTCTTGCGGCTCTCGGCAGGATCGGCGACCGGCGTGCCGTCCCGGTAATTGCGGGATTGCTCGGGAGCCGCCACTGGCTCTCACCCCGACGGGGAGAGGAGTTGCGTTGCCTTGCCGCCGCTGCTCTCGGCCAGATCGGTGATCCATCGGTCATGCCCCTGCTTTCGGAGCTTGCGGCAAAGGGAGGGCGTGTCGGTTTGGCCTGCGTTGCGGCTGCCGGCGCCATAGAGCAGAGGCAGAAGGGAGTATCCCATGGCTGA
- the radA gene encoding DNA repair protein RadA, with the protein MTRLKIMTLYVCQNCGYQSPKWLGKCPDCAAWNSLVEEVKSKAKGSSPTHPAGAAPVSISDVAGEAEERLSCGIAEFDRVLGGGLVTGSVVLIGGDPGIGKSTLLLQVMDHLARSAGPVLYVSGEESARQTRLRGERLGIRAKELLLLAETALETVMAQIDAVAPRAVVIDSIQTMYAPGLESAPGSVSQVRECAGRLMVAAKRSAIPTFIVGHVTKDGSIAGPRVLEHMVDTVLYFEGDRGHAFRILRAVKNRFGSTNEIGVFEMKEGGLCEVRNPSEIFLAERPLGVSGSAVITTIEGSRPLLVELQALVTPSSLGVPRRTTLGVDANRLALLVAVLDKKVGLHMAGQDIFLNAAGGARISEPAADLGMVAALASSHLDKVIDPQTVIIGEVGLAGEVRAITQPETRVREAAKLGFTRAVIPAGSLKQVTAVKGMEVIGVKSVEEALDRLL; encoded by the coding sequence ATGACCCGCTTGAAAATCATGACGTTGTACGTCTGCCAGAACTGTGGATATCAGTCACCCAAGTGGCTTGGCAAATGCCCCGACTGTGCCGCATGGAACAGCCTCGTCGAAGAAGTGAAGAGCAAGGCGAAAGGGAGCTCCCCGACTCATCCTGCCGGCGCAGCGCCGGTCTCCATCAGCGACGTCGCCGGGGAAGCCGAAGAGCGGCTCTCATGCGGCATTGCCGAATTCGACCGGGTACTCGGCGGAGGGCTCGTAACCGGTTCCGTCGTCCTCATCGGCGGTGATCCGGGCATCGGCAAATCGACCCTTCTGCTGCAAGTGATGGACCACTTGGCCCGCTCTGCCGGACCGGTCCTCTACGTCTCCGGCGAAGAGTCCGCGCGCCAGACAAGGCTGCGCGGAGAACGGTTAGGCATCCGGGCAAAGGAGCTTCTCCTCCTTGCCGAGACAGCTCTCGAAACAGTGATGGCCCAGATCGACGCCGTGGCTCCCAGGGCCGTGGTCATCGACTCCATCCAGACCATGTACGCACCGGGGCTAGAATCGGCCCCCGGAAGCGTGAGCCAGGTACGGGAGTGCGCGGGGCGTCTCATGGTGGCCGCCAAGCGCAGCGCCATCCCCACCTTCATCGTGGGGCACGTAACCAAGGACGGCTCCATCGCCGGCCCCAGGGTTCTGGAGCACATGGTAGACACGGTCCTCTATTTCGAAGGGGACCGGGGACACGCCTTCCGTATCTTGCGCGCGGTCAAGAACCGCTTCGGCTCCACCAACGAGATAGGCGTATTCGAGATGAAGGAGGGGGGACTTTGTGAGGTCCGCAACCCCTCTGAAATCTTCCTCGCGGAGCGGCCGCTGGGGGTTTCCGGCTCCGCCGTCATAACCACCATCGAAGGGAGCCGCCCGCTGCTGGTGGAGCTACAGGCCCTCGTCACCCCCTCCTCCCTGGGGGTCCCCCGCCGCACCACCCTCGGCGTGGATGCCAACCGGCTCGCCTTGCTGGTGGCCGTCCTGGACAAGAAAGTGGGGCTCCACATGGCGGGGCAGGACATCTTCCTGAACGCCGCCGGCGGCGCCCGGATAAGCGAGCCGGCCGCCGACCTCGGCATGGTTGCGGCCCTCGCCTCCAGCCACCTGGACAAGGTCATCGACCCGCAGACGGTCATAATCGGCGAGGTGGGACTGGCCGGCGAAGTAAGGGCCATAACCCAGCCCGAGACCAGGGTGCGCGAAGCCGCAAAGCTCGGCTTCACACGGGCCGTAATTCCCGCCGGAAGCCTCAAGCAGGTAACGGCGGTGAAGGGAATGGAAGTGATTGGCGTAAAGTCGGTGGAGGAAGCTCTCGACCGGCTTCTATGA
- a CDS encoding HEAT repeat domain-containing protein, with protein MESNATRKRRERLIPLLKDPATEVRKAASAALERLDGAGSFAEVTELLKKGDRATKVKAIYALGKIGGERVLPPLIYCANRPEEDIKSAAIEVLGPIAHPQAFPVLVHGLQEINTAIQAKSIAALSHYRTPETVRLLSPFLDAGDGFLDAEAALALGKIGGPELEAKLLELLDSPHAQTREAAATALGMLPPGP; from the coding sequence ATGGAGTCTAACGCAACGCGAAAACGGCGCGAGCGGCTTATTCCGCTCCTCAAGGACCCGGCCACGGAGGTGCGGAAGGCTGCGTCCGCGGCCCTTGAGCGCCTTGACGGCGCGGGCAGCTTTGCCGAAGTAACCGAACTTCTTAAAAAGGGAGACCGGGCGACAAAGGTAAAGGCTATCTACGCCCTCGGCAAAATCGGCGGCGAACGGGTTCTCCCCCCCCTCATCTACTGCGCAAACCGCCCCGAAGAGGACATAAAGTCGGCAGCCATAGAGGTTCTCGGCCCCATCGCCCATCCGCAGGCTTTTCCCGTTCTTGTCCACGGGCTCCAGGAAATCAACACCGCCATCCAGGCCAAGTCAATTGCCGCCCTCTCCCACTACCGCACCCCGGAAACGGTCCGACTGCTATCCCCCTTCCTCGACGCCGGCGATGGGTTCCTCGATGCAGAAGCCGCCCTGGCCCTCGGCAAGATCGGCGGCCCGGAACTGGAAGCCAAGCTGCTGGAGCTTCTCGACTCCCCCCATGCACAAACGCGAGAGGCAGCGGCCACGGCTCTGGGGATGCTCCCTCCGGGGCCTTGA
- a CDS encoding beta-ketoacyl-ACP synthase III: MIHAEIVSTGGCVPERVVPNSFFSYLVDDADNWIESRTGIRERRFVAPEVSTSDLATAAALSALANANMEPGELDCIIVGTSTPDMYLPATACMVQKNIGAKNAVAFDMNAVCSGFIFGVETADNFIRSGKYRRVMVIGADTYSKFLDFQDKGTCPLFGDGAGAVILGATEEKRGILQSVIHSDGSGWELIQVPSSGSRCPVTADTIASRDNTFKMSGKQVFIFATDVIPRIIEEVTAKAGVNISDIDYIIPHQANVRIIDFISKKTGLAKDRFLLNLDRYGNTAAASVGLALDENIRNGILKPGQLLLIMGFGGGLSWGGALIRL; encoded by the coding sequence ATGATTCATGCCGAAATCGTGTCAACGGGCGGGTGCGTTCCCGAGCGGGTCGTTCCCAATTCTTTTTTCAGCTACCTGGTGGATGACGCCGACAACTGGATCGAATCCCGCACCGGAATCCGCGAGCGCCGTTTCGTCGCCCCCGAGGTCTCCACGTCGGATCTGGCCACCGCTGCGGCTCTCAGTGCCCTCGCCAATGCCAACATGGAGCCCGGCGAGCTTGACTGCATCATCGTCGGCACTTCCACCCCCGACATGTACCTGCCCGCAACCGCCTGCATGGTCCAGAAGAACATCGGCGCAAAAAACGCCGTTGCCTTCGACATGAACGCCGTTTGCAGCGGTTTCATCTTCGGGGTGGAAACCGCCGACAACTTCATCCGCTCCGGCAAATACCGGCGGGTCATGGTTATCGGGGCCGATACCTATTCTAAGTTCCTGGACTTCCAGGACAAGGGGACCTGTCCCCTGTTCGGCGACGGAGCCGGTGCCGTCATCCTCGGCGCCACCGAGGAGAAGCGGGGGATTCTCCAGAGTGTGATTCATAGTGACGGAAGCGGCTGGGAGCTGATCCAGGTCCCGTCCTCGGGCTCACGCTGCCCCGTTACCGCCGACACCATCGCCAGCCGCGACAATACCTTCAAGATGTCCGGCAAGCAGGTATTCATCTTCGCCACCGATGTGATCCCCCGGATAATCGAGGAGGTTACCGCTAAGGCGGGCGTGAACATCAGCGACATCGACTACATCATCCCCCACCAGGCCAACGTGAGGATTATCGATTTTATTTCCAAAAAAACCGGTCTCGCCAAGGATCGTTTCCTGCTCAACCTGGACCGTTACGGCAATACGGCCGCCGCTTCGGTGGGGCTGGCGCTGGACGAGAATATCCGCAACGGCATCCTCAAGCCGGGGCAGCTGCTTCTCATAATGGGGTTCGGCGGCGGTCTTTCCTGGGGGGGCGCCCTTATTCGCCTCTGA
- a CDS encoding HD-GYP domain-containing protein, whose protein sequence is MAELSLEQAQRVILLLAGTVKGVLLYPEAHPAIAQPLGEIRALLDEALRDRQEVRLGILDGVLFLEQHLFFTPTASVDELAGILSAREIRSVMFQKGIVVPELLELVNLLSRRNITGGNLAAELSRRGCSHVVVEPQELQPEVSEEEFDPLATYRQAITVVSSLFKDVESGRIPSTDALGGVVDRVAEIAIREPSTLLGLAMIKDYDNYTFHHSVNVGILTMAIGAALDLGKDQLRELGMAGFLHDVGKTRVAKYILNKPGKLSPEEFEQMKRHSEDGARIVGDIEGVSSYVAQAVLGHHIGFSRNGYPTWALGLPFERACDIISVADCYDAITTLRVYKPPLNPREAVKMLRELAGTQLDPQLVETFAEMLGRYPVGTLVRLDSSEIAVVYRPAASGGDRPAVKVIKDGDGRMLLTPVIVDLAQEDDREIVAEVDPYLASVDVSRYLE, encoded by the coding sequence ATGGCTGAGTTGTCACTGGAGCAGGCGCAACGGGTAATTCTCCTCCTGGCTGGTACCGTCAAAGGAGTTCTGCTCTATCCCGAGGCCCATCCCGCCATTGCCCAGCCTTTGGGTGAAATCCGCGCCCTTTTGGATGAAGCGCTCAGGGACAGGCAGGAGGTGCGTCTCGGCATTCTCGACGGCGTTCTGTTCCTGGAGCAGCACCTCTTCTTTACCCCAACCGCTTCCGTGGACGAGCTTGCGGGGATTCTCTCGGCGCGTGAAATCCGGTCCGTAATGTTTCAGAAGGGGATCGTTGTCCCGGAACTGCTTGAACTGGTGAACCTGCTCTCCCGGCGAAATATCACGGGGGGAAACCTGGCGGCGGAACTCTCCCGCAGGGGATGCAGCCATGTGGTTGTCGAGCCGCAAGAGTTGCAGCCCGAGGTGTCCGAGGAAGAGTTCGACCCCCTTGCCACCTACCGGCAGGCAATTACCGTAGTAAGCTCCCTTTTCAAGGATGTGGAGAGCGGCCGGATTCCCAGCACCGATGCTCTCGGCGGCGTTGTGGACCGGGTTGCCGAAATTGCCATCCGGGAACCGTCAACGCTTCTGGGGCTCGCCATGATAAAGGACTATGACAATTACACCTTTCATCACAGCGTGAACGTGGGAATCCTCACAATGGCCATCGGGGCCGCCCTTGATCTGGGGAAGGATCAGCTGAGGGAGCTGGGGATGGCCGGGTTTCTCCATGATGTGGGGAAGACGCGGGTGGCGAAGTACATCCTCAATAAGCCGGGGAAGCTTTCTCCCGAGGAATTCGAGCAGATGAAACGGCATTCGGAGGATGGCGCCCGGATAGTGGGCGACATCGAGGGGGTGAGTTCCTATGTGGCCCAGGCTGTGCTGGGACACCATATCGGCTTCTCCCGCAACGGTTATCCCACGTGGGCCCTGGGCCTCCCCTTCGAGAGGGCGTGCGATATCATCTCCGTGGCAGACTGCTACGACGCCATAACTACCCTGCGGGTCTACAAACCTCCCCTGAACCCGCGTGAAGCCGTGAAGATGCTGCGGGAACTTGCCGGAACCCAGCTGGACCCGCAACTGGTGGAAACCTTTGCGGAAATGCTGGGGCGGTATCCTGTGGGAACCCTTGTCAGGCTCGATTCCAGCGAGATCGCGGTGGTGTACAGGCCTGCTGCCAGCGGCGGAGACCGCCCGGCCGTCAAGGTAATAAAGGATGGGGATGGGAGGATGCTGCTGACGCCGGTTATTGTGGATCTGGCACAGGAAGATGACAGGGAGATTGTTGCCGAGGTGGATCCGTATCTGGCTTCCGTCGATGTCTCCCGCTACCTGGAATGA
- the tssJ gene encoding type VI secretion system lipoprotein TssJ: MKRPAALLLYISAVASLCSCSSTPDVKPPLEWGYEKEAITVTLKGAPQLNLFQKTPHALVACLYQLRDPNGFNQFRSEPDGLAKLLECGRFDPGVATAKRLVIQPGQELTETLDRAEGARYVGFVAGYYRLDRERSARLISIPAVEESKGFIRRTKLVKPGRLDMKLLLGPQEIQDMTEETEKP; this comes from the coding sequence ATGAAGCGTCCAGCCGCTTTATTGCTCTATATCTCTGCCGTTGCATCACTATGCTCCTGCTCCTCGACCCCGGACGTGAAACCTCCGCTGGAGTGGGGTTACGAGAAGGAGGCGATCACCGTCACCCTTAAGGGAGCTCCGCAGCTGAACCTGTTCCAGAAAACCCCCCACGCCCTCGTCGCCTGCCTCTATCAGCTCCGCGACCCCAACGGCTTCAATCAGTTCCGCTCGGAACCCGATGGCCTGGCAAAGCTTCTGGAGTGCGGCCGGTTCGACCCTGGGGTGGCTACCGCAAAGCGGCTCGTGATCCAGCCGGGACAGGAGCTGACCGAGACCCTGGACCGGGCCGAGGGTGCCCGATATGTGGGGTTCGTGGCCGGTTACTACCGGCTGGACAGGGAGCGCTCGGCGCGACTCATATCCATCCCCGCCGTGGAGGAATCAAAGGGCTTCATTCGCCGGACCAAGCTCGTGAAGCCGGGACGGCTTGACATGAAACTCCTCCTGGGTCCCCAGGAGATCCAGGACATGACCGAGGAGACCGAAAAGCCATGA
- a CDS encoding DUF1848 domain-containing protein, with amino-acid sequence MAIISASRRTDIPAFFADWFMNRIREGYFHRVNPFNAKQVKAVSLAPDDVDAIVFWTKNPQPLLPHLDELDKRGYRYYFQFTLNPYGEIFEPHVPPLAERIAVFRELSRRIGPRRVIWRYDPIIVSDATPLEYHREMIAGTAAALQGHATRMVFSFLDFYGKVAGRIKELEKTKGIRVIDITDESRREEMLRLAAGIKQIGDHYGLEVLSCAEQFDLAQLGIQHGSCIDGRLISSLFGIRKDFPKDKNQRGECLCVESIDMGMYNTCSFQCTYCYANLSPKNIAANLAKCSTASPSMIASPYGPTAGSECKKSKLEGCQLELTL; translated from the coding sequence ATGGCGATCATCTCCGCAAGCCGCAGGACTGACATTCCGGCCTTTTTCGCCGACTGGTTCATGAACCGGATCAGAGAGGGATATTTCCATCGCGTGAATCCCTTCAACGCAAAGCAGGTGAAAGCGGTGAGTCTGGCGCCGGACGACGTGGACGCCATCGTGTTCTGGACCAAGAACCCGCAACCGCTTCTGCCCCATCTCGACGAACTCGACAAGCGGGGCTACCGCTACTACTTCCAGTTTACCCTGAACCCCTATGGCGAGATCTTCGAGCCCCATGTGCCGCCGCTGGCCGAGCGTATTGCCGTATTCAGGGAACTGAGCCGGAGAATAGGCCCCCGCAGGGTGATCTGGCGCTACGACCCGATCATCGTGAGCGATGCCACTCCCCTCGAATACCATCGGGAAATGATCGCCGGCACTGCTGCGGCATTGCAGGGGCATGCCACGCGGATGGTCTTCAGCTTCCTTGATTTCTACGGCAAGGTTGCAGGGAGGATAAAGGAGCTGGAAAAGACGAAAGGCATCCGGGTCATCGACATCACCGACGAGAGCCGCCGGGAGGAGATGCTCCGGCTTGCCGCCGGGATAAAGCAGATTGGCGACCATTACGGCCTGGAAGTCCTCTCATGCGCCGAGCAGTTCGACTTGGCCCAACTCGGCATCCAGCACGGCAGCTGCATCGACGGCAGGCTCATCAGCTCTCTTTTCGGCATCCGGAAAGACTTCCCGAAGGACAAGAACCAGCGGGGCGAATGCCTCTGCGTCGAATCCATCGACATGGGGATGTACAACACCTGCTCGTTCCAGTGCACCTACTGCTATGCCAACCTGAGTCCGAAAAACATCGCCGCCAACCTCGCGAAATGCTCAACGGCTTCGCCTTCGATGATTGCCTCACCGTACGGGCCAACTGCCGGGTCGGAGTGCAAGAAATCGAAGCTGGAAGGGTGCCAGCTGGAGTTGACCCTGTAG